The window TCTACGAAATTGGTGGTTTTATTTGATAATTCCTTAATGTTTTTGCATGTAATTTAGTGGAAAAAAGGTTAAAAAAATAGCTAGTTTTGTGTTTCTTTGTATTTTTTTAGTAATAGGcactaattttatttattataataaataatatactaGTAATATCAACACTGCCTTAGTCATTTATGTGGTCCATCTAACGAATGCGTGTCCTTTTTAAGTACGCTTCTTCTCATTGGTAAactaatttcaacaaatttatcaTTTTATGTTGTTACGTATCTTCTATATATAAATCGCAgttctttattttattgttcagTCTGAGTTAATAGATTAACAAGAATGGCATCAAACAGCCATGGCTTATGGTGGGAGGAAGTGATCGGCAAGAAACACGAGCTTGCGCTTACATGCCTTGCCGTTATGGTATTGCCGCTAGCAGTTCTGTGGTTCAAAAGGGTCATTTCAAGCTCTCAAAAGGGCACACCGCCATTGCCACCTGGTCCCTACGGCCTCCCACTAGTTGGCTACCTTCCATTTCTTGGCCCCAGTTTGCACCATGAACTCACCAAAATAGCTCACAGATATGGTCCCATTTTCAAACTCTACCTTGGAAGCAAGCTCCACATCGTGGTGAACTCCGCAGACCTAGCAAAAGTCATAACAAATGAGCAGGATGAGAGTTTTGCTAACCGAGCTCCTCATGTTGCTGGACTAACAACAAGTTATGGTGCCAATGATATAGCATTTGCAGATAACAACGCTAACCGGCGTAACCTACGTAAAATTTTGGTGCATGAAATCTTAAGTAACGTGAATCTTGAAGCTTCTCATGCTTATCGTCGACGTGAGGTCAGAAAGACCATAAAAAGTGTTCATGATATGATCGGTATGCCAGTTGACATTAACGAGATGTCATTCTCAGCAGTGGTGAATGTCTTAACAAGCATCGTATGGGGGAATGGTATGGTGGAAGGGACAAAACATAGTAATCTTGGAGAGGAGATACGAAAAGTCGTATATGGGCTTGTTGATATTGCAGAAGGACTAAACATCTCTGATTTCTTCCCAAAACTCGCGAGGTTTGATCTTCAAGGCGTTGAGCGAAAGACGAAGAGGAAAATGAAGCAGTTCGACTGGATATTTGAGACTACTATCGAAGAGAGAATCAACCTCAAATCCACACATGGCGAAGATGCACTGAAGCATGAAGGAAGAAAAGATTTTCTACAGATCTTGTTAGAGCTTAAAGATAAAAAATCAATCACCATGACTCAACTGAAAGCCCTCGTTGTGGTTAGTGTTATTCGATAAACTTCACTCTCTAACAAGTTAAATGACAGCTTTACAaattcatttatgtatttatatactAGAAACTGTCTGTTACTATATATTTAAATCATATTATAAGTAAAAACTGTTTTTACTAATATTGTAATTGTAAAAAAAGATTATATTTGTTATAATAGTTATATAATTCAAGATCAGGGAGCTAGACATGCTTAAGTTGGTTAAATTTTCTTGTATCAGGATATTTTTCTAGGAGGAACAGATGCAACTTCAGCTATGGTGGAATGGGCAATGGCAgagatttttaaaaatgaaaaggtAATGAAAAAAGTGCAAGATGAATTGGCTGAAATAGTAGGGTTAAAGAACATGGTCGAAGAATCCCATCTCCCGAAATTGAAGTATCTTAATGCTACTTTCAAGGAAACATTCCGTTTACATACTCCATTGCCTTTCCTGCTTCCACGAACTCCAAGTAAGTCTTGCATTGTCGGGGGATACCTAATTCCTAGGGATTCTACCGTGTTTTTGAATGTATGGGCGATACAAAGAGATCCTCAACATTGGGAGAATCCATCTGAATTCAACCCTGAGAGGTTCTTGAACTATGAGGGATCAGGGAAATGGGATTATAGTGGGACAAATTCTAAGTATTTCCCATTTGGATCGGGTAGAAGAAGGTGCCCAGGAATTCCCTTAGCTGAGAAGATGATGTTGCATATCTTGGCTTCGTTATTGCACTCATTTGATTGGAGTTTGCCTAAGGGCGACGACCATGATCTTTGTGAGAAATTTGGCATTGCCTTGAAGAAAAAAAAGCCACTCGTCGCTGTCCCATCTCCAAGATTAATCGACTCAAGCCTTTACATGTGACATTGTTTAAGTTCAGTTACGCTTTTACATGTGATCTTATCTACTAAATTCAGTTAAGTCTTTTACATCATATTTATCAAAGTCCATTTAAGCCTTTACATGTGATTTATTAAAGTTCAATTTAGCCTTTACATGTGATATGGATCTAATTTGTATTAACATTGTATTATAATCATAAAGTAAAGTAAATATTATTTCTTACTTAAAAACTGCCTCACCGCGCCACATCTCTCCACATATTACTATATTCTCACTAATCACAATCAACGACGAAATATAGAATTGTCAAATATAAACGATTTTAAAGAAATCCCGTAATGGACGAGCCACTGATCGACGACATGGAAAGTTTGTCGCTAATTGCTACTAAGGTTCAAAATTAATGGAAAGTTTGTCGTTAAGTTTTACCCCTATGTCTAGTAGGTTTGTATCATGTCACTACGGTTGTCCATATAACCGACCACAAAGGGTCTCATGGTCTAGGTGGCCATGACCGTGGCTGGTGCACATTAGTGCAGACCTTTGTGGTTTTTCGTGGTCGTGGTCGATAGTGCTACCCACCACGAGTAACAGATACTAACGGCTAGTTTATTTAAAATGAAGTCATTCTTGTCAATCTATCAACTCACTTAAGtctttacaaataaaataaattacttgttttatatatatatatatatatatatatatatatatatatatatatatatatatatatattaattttacttaaataaaaaatcaatccAAACCTTCTATAAATACCACAACACACCTTATATTTCTAACaattcttttcttctttattcaCAATCATACATTTGTGTTGCTTGATCTTTTAAAAACGATGGTTACTAAAAGGATGAAATCGTCTGAAGATGAATAGGAGAAGTTATCACTAACATGGGTGTTAGTTTTGAAAGATGCATATAGCCGAATGTCTAGTGCTTTTTGGGGAAAAGTTGAAAATGTTTTCCATGATTTAATGGGTTGTCGAAGTTGTAATCTTGATGAAATATGTCCGAAGTTTCGGGATATGAAGGTAAAATGTCGCGGGTTTAACGAAATTTATAACTTTGTTATAAACAACGTACACGAAGGCGATATTGTGCCGGTTGTTGTGGTCATACGTCAATATGAAGACACAAACCACAACCAGTTTATACACCTCAAAGCTTTAGTAAAATTTAGGGATTCCCCAACATTCAATGCTTAAAAATGGAGTTTAAAAAACTAGTTTAAGTTGTTTGTGCTTgtattctttttgttttttttttctattttattttaagttgtttgttttaaattaatataatttttttattgaatAAAAAACTAGTTTAAAAAATGAGATTAAATTGTGTGTTTAATGATATGTATCACATGATTAGTAGTGTATAGTGTGGTGATGATGTGACACAAACCATTATAATGGTTAGTGATGGCATAGTAGATGGCCTAATATTAATTGTGGATACTAAGTTTTCTAATAGTGTAAACGATATTGGTTGGAGTAATAACCGGTAAGAACAAAAGAGGAATTTAGAATAGTTTTTCGATAACGTTAAACGTAAACACAATCTCATATAAGCGTTTAGAAAAATTATATTACGGAATAGTTTAAGATTTCCACTTTGGTATAATAATCACAATATTTATAGAAAAGTTGTTAACTTGTTATAAATGATGTTATAATTTGAGTCTCTTTATTGTATAAAGTCTTAGATGAGATATTTAATATTCGTTTTAGGTGGGagagaaataataatatttataacaaaattttttcttttagagagcaataataatagtaatataatttttttattttattggatTTGTAAGATCATCTTTAACCCATTTCGATTTTTTCCAataaaaatgaagtttaaaatGTGGTAAAAATGTGGTAAATACTGTTTGTTTTTCAACCCTACTccatttttttatcttatttttaccCTCAAAAGTATATTACATTCTTCTAACTTATATAAATTGTCAAATACATCCCTTCTATTAATttgattttaacaaatatataatctatatttttttcattacaataatattaaataaataatattatatttataatacataaatataagcttttgtaaaatacgttattgtgttttaaaattacagtatgtatttaaattttaatatgaatttgataaacaaaaaaaatatatttataattaattaatataatttaatatataacacaatattataagtataattattacatttaaataataattagtagataaataaacataaatgtataaatatataaaacgaTGAACTAAAACTCACAACTCAAAGTTCATCCCTATTTTGGGGGAATAAATGgggtagggttggagatgaatgagggaaataatgGAGAATGAGAGTAGGTTGGAGATGCTCTAACAACAAAATTTggtaaaaatttaatatcaatttGTGGAAGTTTCTTTAGGTCCGAAGAATATGCAAGTATCTtcattattttcttaattatagtTGCCAATACAATCTCACTATCTTTGATTCATTACATTCTCCAGAAATTATTCTCACATGATGAGAATTATAAAAATTCATCGTAAAAGTCCATACTAACCAATCAAATATAACCCAGTTAACAATTGGGTCTTAACCCATAATCAAGAATCTAGATCACTTGTCCATCatttagggtaaaagaccattttacccttttcatgCTTGGCTTaaaaccaaggcccaatccatttGCTCCAAAAGACCAAATTCCTAAATGGAACCCAAAGTCCAAAATATGGCCTAAACCGAGAAAGTAAACCAAAAGTCAAGGCTGCTTAGTACGCCTGACATACTCAGTCTTATGCCATGCCTTTTACCTTGGTGGCTAGTACACGCAACGTACCAGCTGGGGACTATAACACTGTACATTTTCAAGACAATTTTCCTTTAAAAAAACATATGATTCTCAATacacatttcataaaacatcTTTTGCTTAGTTTACAAAACACAATCCCTTCTTAATTACTTAATAATCTAGGATCCTCGAAACATAATTCTTTCACTGGTGtctacaatcaagccggtgccgttcGGAGATACTGagaaaacctaaaacacataacatataacacggtaagcacgaagcttagtgagttccccaaaataccacatacagcacataagcCACTTGAGCCTATAACTCGATATGACTCTCCGGTCAACGTGtgtcagcgggaccctccagtcctatagcttgttggaccctccggtccggtctagctcattggaccctccgatccggtctgaatcgttggaccctccggtccggtctgatcgaggaccctctggcctcatgagtcgttggaacctctggtccggtctatataacacatagcatacatataacacaatgcacataaatctcaaacatacacatacatataagaccctccggtctgcatATAGATACCACTCtgggtaatgtatagtgagaagactcacctcgcatgaTGTCAGATACCCTCTCGTGCTCGAtaacccgacctagcctcctcctatcaaaatgataacatctctaatcaatactttctcttgtcctcatctctaaagaatggctagaagaccattctacccttccctgaccTCTCTTGAGTCAGCTTGaccaaaaaccccaagatcaactgaagtcaactctagtcaacggtcaaactttgacaagactcgtcgagtgcacctgggtggctcggcaagtccatgcgtgtcctctgAATCCTCCTATGGCCTCACTCGGCTCGTTGAGTTAACCCTTCACTCGACGGGGTTACCATGGGTCACGAATCGTGGggtaacccgactcgactcgtcgagtccccttttggaatcggcgagttcccTCCATGGCAACACTTAAATGACCTTCTGAGATCAGATCTATTTCTCCAACCTGTAGATctgaccttctaacacccaataatcacgtaaagatCCAATCTTTAAGCTCATGCAACACTCATATGGCCTTATTTGAAGAAATAGCTCCTAAAATAGCAACCTAGGTTCACAACTCCAATGGAACAGAATAAAGCTGGAAAGTtggggctctctggacctctcaaggtccagatccaaTGTCTATTTCTCAATGGGACCTCATATGCATCATATTCTAACCAAGAAAGGGTAAAGAAAACCCTAGGTTCAAGGATTCTACACAAAATAGAAGAAAGGGTCGAATCACTACCTCAAAATGGAGATCCCTGCTTCAATGTCTTAGAATCACAACCTCCTTTGGTCCTTCCTGTTGAATCCCTTCACTtcctttgcaaaatcacaccaaaaaggcTCAAGATGGCTCCTCCTCTCACACTATACTCGCACCCTCACTAGGGTTCTTTTCTCTGGAATGGTAGCCACAACTAAGAgctataaggacccttaaatatGGCACATGCCCAAAGATTTAGGATTTTCTATCCACAGCTCAGACTCATCGATTCGCCTtaccgaatcgtcgagtccattcattaatccagtcagcaagtcgcgatcctactcgatgagtttaagcgccaactcgtcgagtttaagcGCCTACTCAAAATCGCTCCTCATCAACATATAGATCTAGCACCATCGATAGGATCTCGTACCACAAAGCTATCACCCCCCCCTCTGGACACCTGAATCCAAACAGGGATTCCCAATCCCAAAAGAAAACCAACCCTTCTAATTCTCTCCAGACATCATCCATCAATAGGCTACCGATCACTCATACCAAACATTGCAATGATCTGAATTACACCCCCAAGAAACGGAAGGGTTCATGTCCCACCAGGGCTCATCCACTGAACTGTTATCGGAACCCATCCGAACAAAGAGTTCTCGACACAAGAGAATAATCGTGCTCGCTCAGAAATGTCCTCAGAcatcaaaaatcataagcctCAACTCCATTCCTCATACCCCATTTTAACATTGAATACTAGGTCTGATTTCGACCAATAAGTTAGACCTCCAAGGCTATCCATTGCACTATCCCAACCATCTCAATGGTTTCCTCCTCCCTATAACTACATCGGCCCATTGTAACACAGAAGTCACgaagttcgctttaccccaagcgaatgCTACACCCCCACTGAAAATCAACTCGATCTCGACCTCTGTCGTGTACTGCTCATAGTTTCATGCATCTCGCGGTACCTCATCTACCCGAGTACTGACCTACAAAGGTCTAAGACGTCAGATGATAAACAATTCCCCTCAACATGGAATCCACCTCAGAATCCAGAATCTCATTTCGCCTAGCCAACGTACCACCAGAGCCAAACTTAGACTCGAGAGTTTGGTCTGACCCAGTGTCGGAACCGCTCAATCCAATGAAGCACTCAATTCTCGACTCATGACCCGCAACCCGTGCGTATACCTCATCTCCAATTACCTTGGTTTGCGACAACCACAACTCAAATCAGAGTATAACGATTCCTGAGAAAAATAGAGACCTCTGTCTCTTTCCTGATCTGGCCCCCAGGCTCACGAATACTCAATCCAataaggctactcaagcctaagaaCTCTCCTGCGTCATGCTCTGATCAACAAATAACGCGACTCCCTGCCGCACCATGACACCCTCTTACTGACTAGTgattactacggctccccgcagtatcacaacaccctctcgctgactagtgagtactacagctccccgcagtatcataaCACCCTCtcgctaactagtgagtactacggctccccgcagtatcacaacaccctctcgctgactagtgagtactacgaccccccgtagtatcacaacaccctctcactgagtagtgagtactacggctccccgcagcatcacaacaccctctcgcggactagtgagtactacggctccccgaagtatcacaacaccctctcgctgactagtgagtactacgccccccacagtatcacaacaccctctcactgactagtgagtactacggctccccgtagtagcacaacaccctctcgttgactagtgagtactacggctccccgcagtatcacaacaccctctcgctgactagtgagtattacggctccccgaagtatcacaacaccctctcgctgattAGTGAGTACTACGCCCccctgtagtatcacaacaccctctcgctgactagtgagtactatggcttcccgtagtatcacaacaccctctcgctgactagtgagtactacggctccccgcagtatcacaacaccctctcactgactagtgagtactacggctccccgcagtatcacaacaccctcttgctgactagtgagtactacggctattcgtagtatcacaacaccctctcgatgactagtgagtactacggctccccgcaatatcacaacaccctctcgctgactagttagtactacggctccctgtagtatcacaacaccctcttgctgactagtgagtactacgactccccgtagtatcaccacaCCCGATCGCTGACTattgagtactacgactccctgcAGTAtgacaacaccctctcgctgactagtgagtactacggctccccgcaatatcacaataccctctcgctgactagttaGTACTACGGatccctgcagtatcacaacaccctcttgctgactactgagtactacgactccccgtagtatcacaacacccgaTCGCTGACTAGTAAGTACTACGACTCCCTGTAGTAtgacaacaccctctcgctgacttgtgagtactacggctccccgtagtatcacaacaccctcttgctgactagtgagtactacccccccccccccccccgcgtggTATCACAACACCCTTTTTCTAACTTGTGCATGTTGCAGCTCCTTGCATCCTTACCGCACTTTTTCTTACCACCCATGGTCTCAATCCTCAAGTCGGCTCCACACGTTGCATCCATTAACCAAAGTTCCATGGCCCAACATAGATAGGTGCATACATACCCATCCAAAAGTAAGTGTCACTAATCCTGATGGCAATCGACACAACAACTCCTTTTCTCACTGCAATCCTCATTCTTTAATAAACTCTTTTAACATCAACTAGTCGATGTGCTTCCCCCGGATACTTTGGTACACCAACACAGAATCTCACGATGTTTTTCCCAATCCAATGATCTTATACTCACAACCTCGTGCTTGGATACCACATTGCTCTTTCGGAACCTCTCAACCGATCTTCCTCTCGCACCACTTGAACCATCAGAGTATTCCATCTCCCAACTTGAAACATCGAGGCATCGACAATGGCTCAGAACATGTTGTCGGGAACCTGAAACTCCCCCTCTACTAGTCATTACTCATACATAACTACTCATCTCGACCCTGAAATGGGTTGACGAATCAACTGCTGCCCTTTCAGGGGTATAGATTACAATCTATACCTTCACTTGAAAATCTCAGCTATTGCATCCGCAATCCAGCAACCCGATCGCACTCGAACTCGACATATGTTAACCCCGAGAAGTACAGGCCACGAAGAATCTTCCAATTCACTTATCCTTTCTTAAACCATACCACAGGCATTACCTCGCTCTGCACCTAGCCTCAATCACCAATAACCCTGGACTCATGAATCCGCACCGCAGGTCCCTATATCGAGATCTTTAACCTCTCTTGAACAAATCTCTGATCccctcaataaaatacccggttctcccccacatagggttcgaaccatcaccaattggtgcACCAACAATCTATCCCACAGACTGTTTCCACTAGAAACATCACACCTACTCTTGGAAGGTGCTACGCAACGCTCGGTGATCTCCCCGACAGAGATCCAGCAACTTCCAATACCCCGAATCTTagatgaaatcctcagaacttcccatcatgactgcctctagtcagtCAGAATCTCACACATTCCATCACCGGACTTCCCAACTGTCCAGTATCAACCCTTATTTGGAAATAGTGAACTATCATTCTCCTCATCCTCGACTCCCTAACTCACGCCCCATCACGTCTCGCATGATTGGAGTAGAACCCACATTATCACTCTCGATACCCATCCAAGACAATAAGAGCCACCATcctgatatactcctcttgatcgtccGACACTGCAGCTTACACACGCCCTATTATACTCAATAGGGTGTatcctggtccttgaccatctcggTCCCCACTGACGACCTGATAAAGCCATATCTTTACCTTGCGGCAGGCCCACTACCATATACTCTGATTGAAGATCACCCATAGTGCAATCCCACATGGATCACCCCCAAACTCAGGAATCAAAATCTCAACACCTATTACGTCTCCCACAGGAAACAGAATTAGCACTACTTAGGTTACAGAAAGTGGCATCTCCACTATCGGTCGGTCACCCATCCCAGACCGTATTCTTCCATAACGCACCATCcttactcatccctgagtcttgcgactccaactggcatatCACCAACAATCCCTCGGAGTTAACTCGATTTCCCTTTCCAGGGATACTCCACTAAAACTCAATCATCATCGCCTTCTGGCCCCAAACTCCTTCATATCTGATCTCAGTCTAGACAATCACCACAAAATAAACGGTAAAACCAGAAACACTAACTGCCGCatgtcatggtactcaaaccatgtggccacctctcgatcctctatgaatcatggtacccgtaccatgttatctcctcttaatctactactaatcatggtactcaaaccatgtcctctcttctcaatctgcctcaaatcatggtactcgaaccatgacgtcacctcttgatctgctacttatcatggtactcgaaccattaCATCACCTCTTGATttgctacttatcatggtactcgaaccatgacattacctctcgatctgctacttagatcctccggaatactccctgcatcggttatgggtcctctgctttcagtagtatgggcccatactacctgccacatctacccatactctctacacggaccatcccagattccCTAAGTAGCTGGTCAACCTTCTCAATCGCCAATCCCAACACGCATGCTCGCTCcctagcgaaattctctactatGTCAGCGTACTCATCTAACTAAGGTCAtatcctaggctcttcctaggttctcacacttctccgccattAGCTGCTGAGAAACTTcttatgatgccagtcatctacctcctgaatatcataaCATTCACTTGGTAGATGGCTCCCCTCATTAGGAAttccacaaagcatgaagcaagcagcattcgggcatcgaataaacATGTAAAACCCACTCTAGGTAataactccacttgctctactcatactaaaaagatatcaccgaactctacaactttacCCCTCGCAGGTATCTAGCTACTCTCTAGATAGGCTCCATAATGCTCATCTatgcatctctcctagattactcatcTACTCAAATCCCTCTCGACAAGGATTCCTGTTGGACACTCTcactcagcacatactcgaaaGTACATCACAAATatcaacaactcctaggctaaggcatcacaattcaggccactctagtccaaaatatgaatacctagcctattctagcatgcataaaatctcataatatctcataacacataacgtaagggtattttgggaaatcacagttcgggtgctggctgatcgtacacactgctccgctctGCTCGTCTCCAAATTGTTTTACTcgtttagaaaaattgtttaattatgaatttttttctcaaatcctcaatttgagttcagatacacccgaaggtgcatccgaatccctcaaaccaagac of the Lactuca sativa cultivar Salinas chromosome 6, Lsat_Salinas_v11, whole genome shotgun sequence genome contains:
- the LOC111900983 gene encoding flavonoid 3',5'-hydroxylase 1; this translates as MASNSHGLWWEEVIGKKHELALTCLAVMVLPLAVLWFKRVISSSQKGTPPLPPGPYGLPLVGYLPFLGPSLHHELTKIAHRYGPIFKLYLGSKLHIVVNSADLAKVITNEQDESFANRAPHVAGLTTSYGANDIAFADNNANRRNLRKILVHEILSNVNLEASHAYRRREVRKTIKSVHDMIGMPVDINEMSFSAVVNVLTSIVWGNGMVEGTKHSNLGEEIRKVVYGLVDIAEGLNISDFFPKLARFDLQGVERKTKRKMKQFDWIFETTIEERINLKSTHGEDALKHEGRKDFLQILLELKDKKSITMTQLKALVVDIFLGGTDATSAMVEWAMAEIFKNEKVMKKVQDELAEIVGLKNMVEESHLPKLKYLNATFKETFRLHTPLPFLLPRTPSKSCIVGGYLIPRDSTVFLNVWAIQRDPQHWENPSEFNPERFLNYEGSGKWDYSGTNSKYFPFGSGRRRCPGIPLAEKMMLHILASLLHSFDWSLPKGDDHDLCEKFGIALKKKKPLVAVPSPRLIDSSLYM